ACGCTCAACACGCTGACTATCGTCCTCTCTCCCGCAGACGCAACACGTCTTGCTCGTGTGGTGCTCGGACACTTCCACGACTTCGATTCCCTCAACCTTCGCCTTGTATTCGAGAATCGAGGTGAAGCGGTCGAACGCCCATCCGTGTAGGTCGAGATTACCGTGCTTGCCCCAGTTCTTCGAGTCGCCGTTCTCGTCATCGCGGACGCCCTCCAAGTCTCCGACGTTGATCCGGCCAACACCCTTCTCGATACATCGTTGGACGATGTGTTTCGCTACAGAGTGGAAGAAGTGTGTGCGCCGTTCCGACCACTTGTGGTGCAGTCGAGTGGCCCTGTCACCACTTGAGTCATCGCACTGAGCGATTTCTTTCGGGAAGTAGTACCCGTCCTGTTTCAGGCGATTGCCGGGGTACAGGTCAGCGTCTTTGGTGCTGTAGGCGACGGCGGCGAAGTTACTGATACCAAGGTCGACACCCGCTGTTTCGTTACCGGGAGCGTTGGGGGTCTCAATCTCGTCTTTGCAGACGAGGTGTAGTTCCCACCGTTTCTTCTGCTGGTCGTAGACGGCTCTGACTTGTTGCAGGTTCTCAACCGTGACTCCGGGGCGCGTCTCGTATTCGACAAGGATGTATTCCCACGCTTTCGGGTGTTCCTTGTGATTCGCGCCTTTTGAAAGGCGAACACGGTTGTTTTTGCTGTCGTGACGAATACCGTTTTGCTTCCACGTCACCGTCGAACGCGGGTGTTCTTCGTGGACACGGCGGCCCTGTTGGTCGTAGTAGTTTTCTTTGCGGTAGCCGGGCGGGTTGTCCCGTTCGTCGTCCGAGGAGTACCACGAGTTGAAGGCTTCAGCGAGTTCCTCCAGAACCCGCTGACTGGACTGACTGTGTAGCCCTTTGTATTTTGGATGGGTCTTCAACTCGTCTTTCAACTCCTCGTGATCGGGGATCTCGCCCGTCTCCTCCCAGACTTCACGGGAGTGGTAGTTAGCGACGTTCCAGAGTTTGCTGGCACTCCACCCGTGACGGTCGAGCTGTTCCGCCACCTGTGAGTGGTTGCGGATTTTCGCTCGATGGGTGCGGTGGACTTTCAGCATTCCGAACGCCTGTATAATCACTTATACTTGCTTTAGTTGTAAAGGTTGGTGTTTGGTTGCGGTGGAATATCCGGCCTTGCTATCGGTAGTCGTTTGTAAAAATGATTTTCGGATTCATCCCGCGCCTAAAGGCGCGGGTATTCTCCTTGCTCTTTATAACTCGAACAGTACCGCCCACCCTAGCAGCCTTGCCGTCCGTTCGCGCCAGACGGATTCCCAGTTGTCGTGACGGCGTCGCTCCCACGAGGGCACGGTTTCTCTGACCCGCTCGAAGATCCGGTCGACCCCCTGCGGTTCGTCGGCGTCTTCGACAGCCGAGAGTACATCGTCGGCCCCAACAACACGGTCGCGAAACCGCGCTCCGAGTTCGGCAGTCTCGACGTCCTCGCGCGTTCTGTGGTAGCCCCGGTCACCCGCCTCGACGAGCGAGAGCGCGCGCAAAAAGACGAGCCACGTCTCCCCCTGCTGACGGTTATCGAGGGCCAGATTCCGGGCCACTCGGGCACAACAGTCGTCGCTATCGCCTGGAACGAGTGGCACTGCCTGCCGGGCCTCGTGAAGCCGGTCGAGCGAGTCCGGCGCTGGTGGAACCGGCTTGAATCGAGCGTCCCCGCTCACGGTTACAGGCCGAAACTCTCGACGAGCAGTTCCTCGTTGGTCTCGCCGTAGACCGTCGTCGGACCGCCGATCACGTCGACGGTCACCTGCGCGGGCGCGAAGACGCCATCGTCGACCTCGTAGAAGTCCCAGTCGGCCTCATCAAAGATCTCGGCGAAGGGCCGGCCGTACTCGTCGTTCGCGGTCGAGGCGACCTCGTCGAAGCGGTCGAACTCCTCGCGAACCGTGAGATGGACCTGTCCGCCGTAGGCCAGGGCGTCGTTGGTGCGGGCCATGGCGGTCTGTTCGTCCCCGGCAATCGGTGCGATCGGCGCGCTTGCGGTGGCCGAGACGAGATCGAGCGGGTCGTAGCCCAGCTCCGAGAGCCGGAAGGCGGCGAGCTCGGCGGCCCTGGCGGCCATCGTTACACTGCCCGCAATGCTGGCGCTCGGGAAGACGGGCAGGAAGACGCCGCTTGGCTCTACGTCGGCCATGTCGGCGACCTGTTCGGCGACGCTCTCGTCGGGCAACTGGTCGCTCTCGATTGCCAGCACGGTGAGATCGAAGGCGTCGTGATACCCGGTACGCGCGAACTCGCTTTCCTCGCCGACGAGGGCGCGGGCCGGGCCGCTGCCCAGCCCCTCGAAGCTCTCGGTGGTGACCTCCCAGCCCGCCTTCTGTGCGCACAGCAGTGCGAGTGCGGGATGATCGGTCGACAGCTCGACGTGCGGGATCGGCGCGTTGCCGACATCGTCCATCCGGGTCTGGACGGTCGCCAGCCCGGCGGTCTGGATCTCCGCGAGCAAGAGACCGGACTCGATGCCGCCGTCGAACTCGACGCCGAAATCGATGACTGTGGCCTCGTTGTCCAGTTCGAAGGCTCCGATATCGAGTTCCTCGGCGAAGTCGAGGGCCTCGTCGACCAGCTCGATCGCCATGCGATTGAGACTCTCCATGCTGGTTCGTTGTTCGGCCTCGGTTTTACCTGTTGGTATACGACGCTCACTCGAGTTCGAGTGCGCGTCCACAGTCGGGACAGTTCTCCGCGACCACGCTGACCTGGAGCGCACAATCGGGACAGAACTCGCGGTAGCAGGCTCGGTCGCTCATGACTGCTCCTACGCGAGACCTGCCGAAAAAAGTGGCCGGACTGGCGAGTTAGCTGACGACCTCGTAGCCCGCCGCCTCGATCGCCGCCGTCAGGTCTCCTTCGGGGACATCCCCGGCGAGCGAGACGGTGACCCGGTTCCCCTCGTGATCCGCATCGACCCCGTCGACACCGTCGAGTTCCGTGAGCGCGTCCACAACGTTCTGCTCGCAACCACCACAGGACATTCCTTCGACGTCGAACTCTTGTTGTGTCATGGACCGACGTATGGCCTCCGGCATGGAATCCCTTTCGGACCCTTACTGGTCGCTGCGGGCGTCCCGGCCGAGATGCTCCTCGACGGATTCGACCTTGTCCGCGGCGGTCGTCTCCGCGGTCCGTTTGTGGTCGATCTTCAATACGGTACTTACCCGGTCGCCGTCGACGGCTTCGTGGGCGGCCTGTGCGGCGGCAAACAGTTCGCCGATCTCCTCGGTCTCGATCACGGTGCCCATCGGGTTGGTCTCGTACTCGACGTCGAACGCCTCCAGGGCGTCGACCGCTTTCGCGACTTCGCTTGCCATACTGTCTTCGATCACCGGTGCGACCGACAGGTAGCCAACGACTGTCATACCCGATAGTGGGGCGGCAGTTGCGTAAAACCATCGTGACCGGATCCGCAGGCCCTGATCGATTCTCGAAAACGTGCCAGCAGAACCGAATATTTGTGCCCATCGGGCACATAGCACACATCAATGTCCCTCTCGCCCACGCAGGTGGTTCTCGCTGCGACGCTGCTGGTCGCCCTCGGCTTCGTCTGGTACTACGAGGGGCGTGGTCGCTGGCGCACCCGGCTAGAGGATCGGTTCGTGTACGGCATCCCCTGGGGAACGCTTGTCACCGTCACGATCGTCGTCTCCTTTTATGTGCTAGCGCAGGCCGGCGCACGACAGTGGGGTGACCCGCTGACGCTTCCGTACGTCACCTGGTCGTACTTCTATCCGACTGGAATCGTCACCTCGGGGATCGCCCACGGTGGCCCCGGACACCTGGTCTCGAACATGGCCGGGACGCTCGCGGTCGCGCCGATCGTGGAGTACGCGTGGAGCCATTACCCGAAAAAGCGTGGTCTCGCCGACTCCGGTAACGACGACGGGCTGCTCGCCAGAGCGCTCGTTCGTGCAGTCGTGGTCTTTCCCCTCGCGTTGCTGTCCGTCGCCTTCGTCACGGCGGTGTTCTCGCTGGGGCCGGGGCTGGGCTTTTCGGGGGCCGTCTTCGCGCTGATCGGGTTCGCGGTCGTTACGTATCCCCTGCCGACGGTTGTCGCGGTCGTCGTAAGCTCCGCGCTGGGGACGCTGTACAACGCGCTGAGTGAACCGGTGGTCCGCGAGGTCGTCGAGGTCGGAACGCCCGCGCCGCCGGGGTGGGCCGGGATCGCGTTTCAGGCCCATCTCTTCGGCTTCCTGCTCGGGGTCCTGCTGGCAATCGCGCTGTTGCACTACCGCGGTCGGCGACCGTCGACCGAGCGGGTCTTCTTTGCGATGGTGACCGTCGGGATGGCCCAGGCGCTCTGGTTGGTCGCGTGGCCGGGCGGGGACGACGTCTACTTT
This genomic window from Natranaeroarchaeum aerophilus contains:
- a CDS encoding RNA-guided endonuclease InsQ/TnpB family protein; its protein translation is MLKVHRTHRAKIRNHSQVAEQLDRHGWSASKLWNVANYHSREVWEETGEIPDHEELKDELKTHPKYKGLHSQSSQRVLEELAEAFNSWYSSDDERDNPPGYRKENYYDQQGRRVHEEHPRSTVTWKQNGIRHDSKNNRVRLSKGANHKEHPKAWEYILVEYETRPGVTVENLQQVRAVYDQQKKRWELHLVCKDEIETPNAPGNETAGVDLGISNFAAVAYSTKDADLYPGNRLKQDGYYFPKEIAQCDDSSGDRATRLHHKWSERRTHFFHSVAKHIVQRCIEKGVGRINVGDLEGVRDDENGDSKNWGKHGNLDLHGWAFDRFTSILEYKAKVEGIEVVEVSEHHTSKTCCVCGREDDSQRVERGLYVCEECDAAFNADVNGAENIRLDINESNSESTLDLGGDRSTGWLAQPGVYLHDLSRGFQPRSEVVDCKP
- the mch gene encoding methenyltetrahydromethanopterin cyclohydrolase, which encodes MESLNRMAIELVDEALDFAEELDIGAFELDNEATVIDFGVEFDGGIESGLLLAEIQTAGLATVQTRMDDVGNAPIPHVELSTDHPALALLCAQKAGWEVTTESFEGLGSGPARALVGEESEFARTGYHDAFDLTVLAIESDQLPDESVAEQVADMADVEPSGVFLPVFPSASIAGSVTMAARAAELAAFRLSELGYDPLDLVSATASAPIAPIAGDEQTAMARTNDALAYGGQVHLTVREEFDRFDEVASTANDEYGRPFAEIFDEADWDFYEVDDGVFAPAQVTVDVIGGPTTVYGETNEELLVESFGL
- a CDS encoding heavy-metal-associated domain-containing protein, translated to MTQQEFDVEGMSCGGCEQNVVDALTELDGVDGVDADHEGNRVTVSLAGDVPEGDLTAAIEAAGYEVVS
- a CDS encoding MTH1187 family thiamine-binding protein, yielding MTVVGYLSVAPVIEDSMASEVAKAVDALEAFDVEYETNPMGTVIETEEIGELFAAAQAAHEAVDGDRVSTVLKIDHKRTAETTAADKVESVEEHLGRDARSDQ